The window CCCGTTCACCGCGGTCGCGCGCATGGCGACGATGGCGGGCATCGTCGCGTCGCTGGGGGTATCGGTGGCAGGCGCGTTCTCCGGCGGCGGCAGCGGCTACCAGCCCGGCGATATCACCGGCAGCACCGGCCGGGGCACGGTTTTCGGCGCGCCGGACACCGAGTCGGCCAGCATCGCGAACAGTGTGGATCTCACCGCTGAAGCGGCGCAGGAGCTGGTGGGTATCAACACGCGGATGCTGCGCAGCCTGGAGTCGTTGCAGGCGCAGCTGGGCAATGTCGGCAACTTGCTGGTGCGAGAGGACATCGATCCGGCGTCGCTTTCGCAGCCGTCTGCGGGACGCAACCGGCTGGGTGGACTGGCCGCGCTGAACGCCACCGGCCTGGGCGCCAACGGCCTCTTCATGCTGGGGCTGAACAATACGCTGACCGACTTCGTGGACGACGCGTTCGAGACCATCGGTCTCGACTTCGTCGGCGACCTGGTCGGCGGCCTGGGCGATGTGCTCGGCGGCGCGCTGGAAAGCGCCGGCAGCGCCGTCTTCGGCGGCGATCAAGAGCTGCGTGGCTACGGCATCCGGATCATCGGCGGTGCGCTCACCGACCTGATGGAGTCCGTGGTCGCGGACTCGTTCTCGCGGATACGCGAGAGCGGGGGCCTGCTCGGCGGCGGCCCCGACTACCGCACCGAGTTCGGCGACGTGCCGGATGCAGTCGGCAACCAGTTCCGCCTGATCTTCGAGCGCATCGGGCAGGCAACCACCGAGGCCGCCAGCGTGCTCGGCGTGTCGCGCAAGCAGATTGAGTACGCACTGTCGCAGTTCGATGTCGACGAGATCCGGATCGACCTGCAGGGCCGTACCGGCGAGGAGATCAACGAGCAGGTCAATGCGGTCTTCTCCGCGCTCTTCGACGATGTCGCCGCTGCGGTGGTGCCGTTCGTCGATCAGTTCGCGCGTGTCGGCGAAGGTGCCGCGGAGACGCTGACGCGAATTGCGAGCAACCTCCAGGTGGCTGAAGCGGGACTCGACCGAATCGGCGCCGACTACGGCATCCCGCTCAAGCCGGAGACCGCCGCACAGCTCGCCACCAGCCTGGTCGACGCCGCCGGCGGCTACAGCGAGTTCGCGGGGATGACTCAGTCCTTCGTCGACGACTTCCTCTCTCAGAGCGAGCGCCTTGACGTGGCATCCCGCGAAGCCACCGCCGCGCTCGCGCAGATCGGACTCCAGCTGCCCGAGACCCGTGACGGCTTCCGGCAGCTTGTCGAGGGCTTCCAGGTGACCGACGCCGCGTCGGCTCAGACGCTGACGACGCTGTTGCAGCTGGCGCCGGCGCTTGATGAGATCTACTCCGCGAGCGAGCGTGTGCAGGAAGAGGCGCACGACCTCCGCATACGCCTGCTGCGCGCCCAGGGCGAAGAGCAGGCCGCACGCGAGGCCGATCGCCAGCAGCAGCTCGCCTCGATCAACGAGAACAACCGGGCGCTCCTGGAGCAGATTTTCGCCGCGGAGGACGCGGCGCGGGCGGAAGAGCAGCTTCGCCAGGAACGCGAATCGGCCGCGCAGCTGGCCCAGCAGCGTGCCGGCCTCGAGATCGAGTTGCTGCGTGCTCAGGGCAACGAGGAAGAGGCGCTGCGGCTGGAGCGCGAGCGCCAGATCGCGCAGATGCCGACCTCACTCCAGGCGATCCAGCGGCAGATCTTCGCGGAGCAGGACCTGGCCGCGGAGCGCCAGCGGGCGGCGGAGATTGCGGAGCAGTCTCTGTCGGTTCTGCGCGCTTTCGATCAGGCTCCAAGCGCCTTTGAAGAGGTGCTCAACAGCCTCGGGCTGGTGCGGGCAGAGCTGCCCCGGACGGCGGCAGCGATGGGCGAGTTCCTGCTGACACTGAGCGAATCGCAGCGCGCCACCCTGGCGCCGTACATCTCGGACCTGCAGAGCGTCGTGGGGAATCAGGTAGGCGCGGGCAGCTACCAACCGGCCTACGGCAACAGCGGTCAGGACGACGCTGAGCGCCGCCGCCAGGAACGCGAGGATGCACTGCGCCAAGCGTATGAAGCGGAGTCCCGCGAGCTGGAGGAGCGCGTCGACCAGTTCGGCCGCTTCACCGAGTCGCTGCGCGACTTCGGCGTCGAGCTCGACGAGCTGCTGGCCACGGCAGCATCGGGGCCGCAGCGGCTGGGCCAGCTGCGGGCAGAGTTCGACGACGTTGCCAGGCGCGCTCGGCTGGGCGAGGCCAGTGCGCTGGAGGCGTTGCCGGACGTAGGCCGATCGCTGGTCGATCAGATCCAGCGCACAGCCACGAACCGCCTGGAGTTCGACCGCCAGGTAGCGCAGGTGCGGGCGGAGGCACTGGCGGCAGCCGACACTGCCGATCGCCAGCGCAGCATCGCTGAGCAGCAACTCGACGCGTTGACGGACCAGGTCAGCGCGCTGATCGAAATCGAGCAGGCCGTGCTGTCTGTGGCAGAGGCCATCGAGCAGCTCGGCGGGCCGGGCTACGCCACCGGCGGTGTGGCCACGGGGCCGGCCAGCGGCTACGTGACGCGATTGCACGGCACCGAGGGTGTCGTGCCGTTGGAGGGCGGTCGGGCGATCCCGGTGATCACCTACGGCAATCGCAAGTCCGAGGAGCTGCTCGCGGAGATTCTCCGGCAGCTGGAGGCCCTCAACGAAGTGGCCGATCCCGGCTTGTCGACCATCGCGGACCACACCGAGCGGACAGCCAGCGTGCTGCGCCGTTTGACGGACGGCTACCGACTGCGCGTGGCGATCGACCAGGAAGAGAACGAGTTCGTGAAGACGCAGGAGGTTGCGTAATGCGCATGGTCGTGCCAGCGCAGATCAGCGAGACCGAGCTGATTGCCAGCAACATCGTCGAGGACGACGCGCCGGCCTACGACGATGAGGTGACCTACGACACCAGCGACCAGGTGCAGCTCGATCACCGTGTCTACGAATCCACGGCCGATGGCAACACCGATCACCCCGTCGGCTCGGCGAACTGGACCGACCTGGGCCCGACGAATCGGTACCGGATGTTCGACCAGACTTCCACCCGCGTGTCCCTGCGGACGGGGGCGATCGACGTCACCGTGCAGCCCGACCAGCTCATCAACGCAGTGTCGCTCATCAACTGCCGCGGGCTGTCCGCAACCGTGCAGGTGCTGGATGATGACGAGGGCGTGCTCTACAGCAGCACCCGGTCGCTGGTCGAGCACGGCGAAATCAGTGACTGGTGGAGCTACTTCTACGCGCCGATCGAGCAGCTGCGCCAGGTCTCGTTCCTGGACCTGCCGAACATCCGCGGCGCGAAGATCCGCATCCTGGTGACCGCCGGCGGCGCGGTGGCGCAGATCGGCGAGGCGGTTCTCGGCGCCCAGGCGGACACCGGGCTCACCTACTTCGACACGAGCCTCGACGTCGACGACTTCAGCCGGCGGGACGAGGACGACTTCGGCAACGTCACCATCGTCAAGCGCGGGTACCGGGACGTGATCGGCTACAACGTGCGGATCAACACGCCGCAGGTGCAGTCCGTGCGCCGCCGCTTGCTGCTGGCCCGCCAGAGGGTGGTCTTGTGGATCGGTGCCCCCTACCGGGAAGAGACCATCGTGCTCGGCTTCTACGAGCAGCTCCGCATCAGCATCAAGGGCGCGAAGATCACCCGCGCCACTATCGACGTGGTGAGCCTGGTCGTTGAGGACACCGACCCATTCTATGGCGAGGTCGCGGTGAACACGCCGGAGATCCTCACGCCGTCGTTCGGCAGCGATATGCCAGCCAACGGCCGCTTTCTTGCGAGCGCGTTCAGCACCAGCCCGGAGGGCGACGACAGCGCTGCGCACGGCGATTGGGAGATCGCCACCGACCAGGCGTTCGGCAGCGTAGTGCTCAGCACCTACGACGACGTCGCCGCCATCACCAGCTGGTCGCCGGACATGAGCAGCCTGACCGAGGACGCCGAGTATTGGGTTCGCCACCGCCGTGCCGGCACCACCGCCGGCGACAGCGCCTGGGCGACCCCCATCAAGATCGTTGCCCGCCCCGCCGTCACCATCGACACCCCGGCCATCACAACCCCCGCGGCGAGCGCCACCCACGCACTCGACGTGCCCATCGAGAGCAGCGCCTACGCCACCACCGGAGGCGATGGCGACGCCCAGGCGTCGGCCAGCTGGCAGATCGCGACCGATGCGGGATTCACGTCCATCGAGGCCGAGTCGCTGCACGACACCGAGAACCTGACCAGCTGGCTGCCGCCGCCCACCGTGGCCACCGGCGTCACGCGCTATGTGCGCGTGCGGCACGAGGGCGCGCTCACCGGCAACGGCACCTGGTCGCCCGGCGTCGAATGCACGTTCGCCGTGCCGGCGAGCCAGCAGGAATGGACGACGCCGGGCACGTACGAATTCATCGTGCCCAACGGCATCACCGCGCTGGCCGGCCTGTGTATCGGTGCGGGGGCGCAGGGCGCGTTCAAGCTCAACAGCCAGGTTGGCAGCAACCCGCACGGCGGCGGCGGCGGTGCGCTGCGCTGGCGCAACGCCATCGCAGTGACGCCGGGCGAGCCGCTCACTGTCGAGGTCGGCGCTAGCGGCCCGAATGGTGGCGACTGCCGCATCCGGCGCGGCAGTACCACGCTGCTGTGGGCACAGGGCGGCCAGGGCCGCGAGGGCGGCATCGGCACTGCCATCGGCGGCGATGTCGGGGGAGGCAACGGCGGGCGAGGTGGGTACGGCCGCGTCTACAGCACCGCGATTACCGTCGGCGGTGGCGGCGGGGCCGGCGGTTACCAGGGCGACGCGAACAGTGAAACCGGCGGCGCGGCCAGTAATGGCCCCGGCTCGCACACCCAATCCCTGCCCGCGATCGCCACCGGCGGCGGGGGCGGCGGCCTTGACGGGGAAGGCGCCGCCGGCGCCACCAATAGCGCCGAGGGCGGCTCCGGCGGCGAGAACGGAGCCAGCTCCGGCGGCGACTACGGCGGCGGCGGACCCGGCTATTGCTACACCAGCGGCGCTCCCGTCCCCGGCGGCGCCGGCGCCGTCCGCATCCTCTGGGGCGCGGGCCGCGCGTACCCCGACACCAACACCGCAGACGTGTAGGAGCTGATCATGGCTGCACCCGACCCCTCATCCGCACCGCCCACCCCGCCGTCGAGGCTCGACGACGGGCCGGCGTTCTCGTCGAAGGCCGACGCCTTCATCGCCTGGTTCGCCCCATTCTTCAGCTACCTCACCGCGGCCGTCACCTACATCCAGACGCAGGTGCAGGCCGTGGTCGACGCCGGCCTGGACAACGCCGCGCAGAACGCCGCCGACGCCCAGGCGGCGGCCGGCACGGCATCGAATGCCGCCGATGAGGCTGTCGAGGCCCGGGATGAAACGGAATCGCTGCGCGACGATGCCCAGGACTACCGCGACCAAGCCCAGGCCGCCGCTGCCCAGGCCGCCGCTGCCCAGGCGAACGGCTGGGAGGTCGTGCAGGACCTCGGCACGGTCAACGGCAGCGTCGCCGTCGACCTGTCCGCCGGCACCTACATCGTCGCGAGCATCGACGACGACGTGACCTGGTCGTTCACCAACCCGCCGCCCGACGAGGCCGCCGGCGGCATCACGATGGAGCTGACCGACGCCAGCGGCGGCACCGCCGTCCACACCTGGCCGGCCGGCACCAAGTGGCCCGGCGGCGCCGCCCCCACGCCCACCTCCGGCGGCACCGACCTGCTCGCATTCGCGATCCGGACCGATGATGCGAGCGCCGTCACGCTGGTCGGCACGCGGGCGCTGGAGAATGTCCTGTGAACAACCTCGGCCTGATGCTACTAGCCGCAGCTGGGGCAGGTGGCGGCCCAACGAACCCCGATTTCGCTGGAGGAGAAGGCACGGAAGGCAACCCGTACCGCGTTGCCAACGCGACCCAGCTGGACAATATTCGGCACTACGGCGGAGCCCACTTCGAGTTGATCGCAGACATCGACCTGGTAGCAGCCGGCATCACAAACTGGGAGCCAATCAGGGCCGATTTCGTGCTCGACGGGCGCGGGCACAAGATCACGAACTTCAATTCCGACGGCACGAACAGCGACCGGCATGCTGGATTCAGTGACGCAACCACCCATTCAATCGAGATTCGGAGGCTCGCAATCTACGGTGGGGCCGCGGGCATCGTCGTATCCAGCGCGCGCTATTGTGGCTACCTCTGTGTCGGTGCATATAACTCGCCAAATTTCGTACTTGAGGACTGTCTGGCGGTCGGGAAGTACACCACTGGAGGCGACCGCGGCACAGCGATTCTCGGCATCGCAAATCAGCCCACCACGGTATTGCGACGCTGTGTCGCAATCTGCGAAATGGTTGACGGGCCCGGGAGAGGCGGAGGGGTCTACTACGACTTTAGCTCGACCCAGACTGTCGAAAACTGCTTCTTCGACTCAGATCTGCGCGGCGATTCAGACAGCGACGGAGGTATCCCGAAAACGTCGGCAGAGCTGACCAACCAGGCGACGTACACCGGATTCGACTTCGTCAACACGTGGCAAATGGGCGCGTCTTACGCCGAGCTACGCGTCGCATGACAGCCAGAAAGGGACAGCGACCGCGACGTGCGCCAACACGCCGCGGCCGCCAATACACGGCGCAAAGGGCCGTGCACCAGCCAAGGCTGCCCCGCCGTGCACACGGCACGGGGAGCCTATCACCGAGAGATCGGAGGCGATGCACAGCCCCAACCCCATCATTCCGTGGATAGGCGGCAAGCGCCGACTGGCGCCGCACATCCTTCCCCTGTTTCCCGACCACGCCTGCTACAGTGAACGGAATCACCGGCGGGCTGACTCGGTGTGCCGCAGCGATGCACAGCAGGCGCAGCCGCGCTCGGACCTCCACCTCTTGCGCCGCCG of the Algiphilus sp. genome contains:
- a CDS encoding tape measure protein, translated to MGRFGQEAQRAGSSANRSFDRASDSARRTHDQLGALRNQIVGVVGAFAGIQGVRQIASLADTYTQLQNRIRTVTEGQEQLADVSDRLLGIAQRTRQSWVGTAEVYARTALSAEELNVSQQDLLNFAESLNQAAVLSGASAQEAEAAMIQLSQGLASGELRGEELRSVLEQLPVVADIIAKQMNATRGDLLEFGEAGEISANIVIEAFRNAREELSERFAETLPTIEQGWMQVSNAVTEYVGRVDQATGVSSAIAGTLGDVAESITQLSVDVQTLQAIMNTGEAAFFVALAVGAGRTSSAMAGVAKRTAESIAATEQLNARNAAGAQLASSLAAARARATAATVADTRATLSAITAARAETEAQLQRANASVQAAQAAIQASRATGTAAQTSGILRRAEQELTVALRERQAAMAQLAALGQQQARVNAALASATTANTAAQARAATASTAAASALQSVSLSGRATARGISILRGGLALLGGPLGAAVTGLTLLFFWTQRNQSIANDLEPTVRTVRELADEATRLREGGGLLSNEQAEAIARSREEIERAAQAVAILTEQRNQALNAGQDDVAGELLEEINAIVAGIKDRSDAIRDLQDAIRPPTDTVTESAEEASDEVAKLIERQRTLVQALRDGAEAQEAETRARLAAKGASEQQIQTYLRLQSEEQQIRNQQEQARRAAEEVRQALADLRQDSLTAAQQVTAEFEQRMATLQDLLGENLIDDAEFRQLADSFREQFWDQIREDADEATDEIRRTFERRFGEDLSDALLDSLQTIEQVREAFGSIDGPFTQSIDRMLAGLQTFNVAAERTGEAQVQLYASGTAQMLSGVQQLASQGSSAYEQIGIAVQALQSITAIQAILNAGATGDPFTAVARMATMAGIVASLGVSVAGAFSGGGSGYQPGDITGSTGRGTVFGAPDTESASIANSVDLTAEAAQELVGINTRMLRSLESLQAQLGNVGNLLVREDIDPASLSQPSAGRNRLGGLAALNATGLGANGLFMLGLNNTLTDFVDDAFETIGLDFVGDLVGGLGDVLGGALESAGSAVFGGDQELRGYGIRIIGGALTDLMESVVADSFSRIRESGGLLGGGPDYRTEFGDVPDAVGNQFRLIFERIGQATTEAASVLGVSRKQIEYALSQFDVDEIRIDLQGRTGEEINEQVNAVFSALFDDVAAAVVPFVDQFARVGEGAAETLTRIASNLQVAEAGLDRIGADYGIPLKPETAAQLATSLVDAAGGYSEFAGMTQSFVDDFLSQSERLDVASREATAALAQIGLQLPETRDGFRQLVEGFQVTDAASAQTLTTLLQLAPALDEIYSASERVQEEAHDLRIRLLRAQGEEQAAREADRQQQLASINENNRALLEQIFAAEDAARAEEQLRQERESAAQLAQQRAGLEIELLRAQGNEEEALRLERERQIAQMPTSLQAIQRQIFAEQDLAAERQRAAEIAEQSLSVLRAFDQAPSAFEEVLNSLGLVRAELPRTAAAMGEFLLTLSESQRATLAPYISDLQSVVGNQVGAGSYQPAYGNSGQDDAERRRQEREDALRQAYEAESRELEERVDQFGRFTESLRDFGVELDELLATAASGPQRLGQLRAEFDDVARRARLGEASALEALPDVGRSLVDQIQRTATNRLEFDRQVAQVRAEALAAADTADRQRSIAEQQLDALTDQVSALIEIEQAVLSVAEAIEQLGGPGYATGGVATGPASGYVTRLHGTEGVVPLEGGRAIPVITYGNRKSEELLAEILRQLEALNEVADPGLSTIADHTERTASVLRRLTDGYRLRVAIDQEENEFVKTQEVA